A single window of Hirundo rustica isolate bHirRus1 chromosome 16, bHirRus1.pri.v3, whole genome shotgun sequence DNA harbors:
- the SPO11 gene encoding meiotic recombination protein SPO11 isoform X2 has product MEEHGLCSTETPAGNKASFRETSPSGQESHVPSSEVLEAIENVIQGVLQSLAQKKAPVLTVANRRDWRNIEFKDSVGLQMIPGCTTKQIRSDCPQSARRFALMLKILSMIYRMVQSNTYATKRDIYYSDTLLFGSQSVVDQIIDDISCMLKIPRRSLHVLSTTKGFVAGNLSYTEEDGTKVNCTCSTTAVTVPSNVQGIKNLNSHAKFILIVEKDATFQRLLDDDFFGKVSPCIMITGRGIPDLNTRLLVRKLWDSFQIPVFTLMDADPHGVEIMCVYKYGSVSMSFEAHHLTVPSVKWLGLLPSDLERLNICKDALIPFTKQDENKLASILKRPYVACQPLWKKELEIMAASKLKAEIQVLTSLSSDYLSRVYLPNKLHFGGWL; this is encoded by the exons ATGGAGGAGCACGGCCTGTGTTCCACTGAAACGCCAGCTGGGAACAAGGCCAGCTTCAGGGAAACAAGTCCGTCTGGTCAGGAGAGCCATGTCCCCAg TTCTGAGGTTCTTGAAGCAATAGAAAATGTTATCCAAGGTGTACTTCAAAGCCTGGCCCAAAAAAAAGCACCTGTTCTCACAGTGGCTAACAGAAGAGATTGGAGGAACATAGA ATTTAAAGATTCTGTAGGTCTACAGATGATACCAGGCTGTACTACAAAACAAATAAGAAGTGACTGCCCTCAATCAGCAAGAAGATTTG ctctgatGCTCAAAATACTATCAATGATCTATAGGATGGTGCAGAGCAACACTTATGCGACTAAAAG AGATATATATTATTCAGATACTCTGCTGTTTGGTAGCCAAAGTGTTGTGGACCAAATAATCGATGACATTTCTTGCATGCTAAAGATACCTCGGAGAAGTCTACATGTA ctgtctACAACTAAAGGTTTTGTTGCTGGTAATTTGAGTTACACTGAGGAAGATGGTACAAAAGTGAATTGTACCTGCAGCACAACA gCAGTCACTGTGCCGTCTAATGTTCAAGGAATTAAAA ATTTAAACTCACATGCCAAATTTATATTAATTGTAGAAAAAGATGCAACTTTCCAGAGACTCCTGGATGATGACTTCTTCGGTAAAGTGTCCCCATGTATCATGATCACG ggAAGAGGCATACCAGATCTTAATACACGACTGTTGGTCAGGAAGCTGTGGGATTCTTTTCAAATTCCTGTTTTCACCCTTATGGATGCAGATCCACATG GTGTAGAAATAATGTGTGTCTACAAATACGGATCTGTG TCAATGTCCTTTGAGGCCCATCATCTCACCGTTCCCTCTGTCAAGTGGCTTGGTCTCCTTCCATCTGATCTTGAGAG attaaacATATGCAAAGATGCCTTGATTCCATTTACGAAGCAAGATGAAAATAAGTTAGCAAGTATTCTAAAGAGACCTTACGTTGCTTGTCAGCCCCTGTGGAAAAAAGAG CTGGAAATTATGGCAGCATCTAAGCTGAAGGCTGAAATTCAAGTTTTAACTTCTCTCTCATCAGATTACCTGTCCAGAGTCTATTTACCAAACAAACTGCACTTCGGTGGATGGCTATGA
- the RAE1 gene encoding mRNA export factor RAE1, translating to MSLFGSPSGFGTGGTSMFGSTTADNHNPMKDIEVTSPPDDSISCLAFSPPTLPGNFLIAGSWANDVRCWEVQDNGQTIPKAQQMHTGPVLDACWSDDGSKVFTASCDKTAKMWDLNSNQAIQIAQHDAPVKTIHWIKAPNYSCVMTGSWDKTLKFWDTRSPTPMMTLQLPERCYCADVVHPMAAVATAERGLIVYQLENQPSEFRRIESPLKHQHRCVAIFKDKVNKPTGFALGSIEGRVAIHYINPPNPAKDNFTFKCHRSNGTNTSAPQDIYAVNGIAFHPVHGTLATVGSDGRFSFWDKDARTKLKTSEQLDQPISACCFNHNGNIFAYASSYDWSKGHEFYNPQKKNYIFLRNAAEELKPRNKK from the exons ATGAGTCTGTTCGGTTCACCATCGGGGTTTGGTACCGGAGGTACCAGCATGTTCGGCAGCACGACAGCAGATAACCACAACCCGATGAAG GATATTGAAGTAACATCTCCACCTGATGACAGCATATCTTGTTTAGCATTTAGTCCACCAACGCTGCCAGGCAATTTCCTCATTGCAGGATCATGGGCAAATGAT GTTCGCTGCTGGGAAGTTCAGGATAACGGACAGACAATTCCAAAGGCTCAGCAGATGCACACAGGGCCCGTCCTAGATGCCTGCTGGAGTGAT GATGGGAGTAAGGTATTTACTGCTTCCTGTGATAAAACTGCCAAAATGTGGGATCTCAACAGTAATCAAGCAATTCAGATTGCACAA CATGATGCTCCTGTGAAGACTATCCACTGGATTAAAGCACCAAATTACAGCTGTGTGATGACAGGAAGCTGGGACAAAACTTTGAAG TTCTGGGATACCCGTTCACCAACACCTATGATGACACTGCAGCTCCCTGAGAGATGTTACTGTGCAGATGTG GTTCATCCCATGGCAGCTGTGGCCACTGCAGAAAGGGGTTTGATAGTTTATCAGTTAGAGAACCAACCCTCCGAATTTAGAAGAATAGAATCTCCTCTGAAACACCAg CATCGCTGTGTTGCTATTTTCAAAGACAAAGTGAACAAACCAACTGGATTTGCCCTTGGAAGTATTGAAGGCAGAGTAGCTATTCATTATATCAACCCCCCAAACCC TGCAAAAGataatttcacttttaaatgCCATCGCTCCAATGGAACAAACACATCAGCACCTCAGGACATCTATGCT GTTAATGGGATTGCATTCCACCCTGTCCACGGTACTCTGGCCACTGTAGGGTCTGATGGGAGATTCAGCTTTTGGGATAAAGATGCACGGACAAAGCTAAAaacctcagagcagctggacCAGCCAATATCTGCCTGTTGTTTCAACCACAATGGCAATATATTTGCTTATGCTTCCAGCTATGATTGGTCAAAG gGTCACGAATTCTATAacccacagaagaaaaactacatttttctgcgaaatgcagcagaagagctgaagCCCAGGAATAAGAAGTAG
- the SPO11 gene encoding meiotic recombination protein SPO11 isoform X3, protein MIPGCTTKQIRSDCPQSARRFALMLKILSMIYRMVQSNTYATKRDIYYSDTLLFGSQSVVDQIIDDISCMLKIPRRSLHVLSTTKGFVAGNLSYTEEDGTKVNCTCSTTAVTVPSNVQGIKNLNSHAKFILIVEKDATFQRLLDDDFFGKVSPCIMITGRGIPDLNTRLLVRKLWDSFQIPVFTLMDADPHGVEIMCVYKYGSVSMSFEAHHLTVPSVKWLGLLPSDLERLNICKDALIPFTKQDENKLASILKRPYVACQPLWKKELEIMAASKLKAEIQVLTSLSSDYLSRVYLPNKLHFGGWL, encoded by the exons ATGATACCAGGCTGTACTACAAAACAAATAAGAAGTGACTGCCCTCAATCAGCAAGAAGATTTG ctctgatGCTCAAAATACTATCAATGATCTATAGGATGGTGCAGAGCAACACTTATGCGACTAAAAG AGATATATATTATTCAGATACTCTGCTGTTTGGTAGCCAAAGTGTTGTGGACCAAATAATCGATGACATTTCTTGCATGCTAAAGATACCTCGGAGAAGTCTACATGTA ctgtctACAACTAAAGGTTTTGTTGCTGGTAATTTGAGTTACACTGAGGAAGATGGTACAAAAGTGAATTGTACCTGCAGCACAACA gCAGTCACTGTGCCGTCTAATGTTCAAGGAATTAAAA ATTTAAACTCACATGCCAAATTTATATTAATTGTAGAAAAAGATGCAACTTTCCAGAGACTCCTGGATGATGACTTCTTCGGTAAAGTGTCCCCATGTATCATGATCACG ggAAGAGGCATACCAGATCTTAATACACGACTGTTGGTCAGGAAGCTGTGGGATTCTTTTCAAATTCCTGTTTTCACCCTTATGGATGCAGATCCACATG GTGTAGAAATAATGTGTGTCTACAAATACGGATCTGTG TCAATGTCCTTTGAGGCCCATCATCTCACCGTTCCCTCTGTCAAGTGGCTTGGTCTCCTTCCATCTGATCTTGAGAG attaaacATATGCAAAGATGCCTTGATTCCATTTACGAAGCAAGATGAAAATAAGTTAGCAAGTATTCTAAAGAGACCTTACGTTGCTTGTCAGCCCCTGTGGAAAAAAGAG CTGGAAATTATGGCAGCATCTAAGCTGAAGGCTGAAATTCAAGTTTTAACTTCTCTCTCATCAGATTACCTGTCCAGAGTCTATTTACCAAACAAACTGCACTTCGGTGGATGGCTATGA
- the SPO11 gene encoding meiotic recombination protein SPO11 isoform X1 — protein sequence MEEHGLCSTETPAGNKASFRETSPSGQESHVPSVINSLCFSSEVLEAIENVIQGVLQSLAQKKAPVLTVANRRDWRNIEFKDSVGLQMIPGCTTKQIRSDCPQSARRFALMLKILSMIYRMVQSNTYATKRDIYYSDTLLFGSQSVVDQIIDDISCMLKIPRRSLHVLSTTKGFVAGNLSYTEEDGTKVNCTCSTTAVTVPSNVQGIKNLNSHAKFILIVEKDATFQRLLDDDFFGKVSPCIMITGRGIPDLNTRLLVRKLWDSFQIPVFTLMDADPHGVEIMCVYKYGSVSMSFEAHHLTVPSVKWLGLLPSDLERLNICKDALIPFTKQDENKLASILKRPYVACQPLWKKELEIMAASKLKAEIQVLTSLSSDYLSRVYLPNKLHFGGWL from the exons ATGGAGGAGCACGGCCTGTGTTCCACTGAAACGCCAGCTGGGAACAAGGCCAGCTTCAGGGAAACAAGTCCGTCTGGTCAGGAGAGCCATGTCCCCAg TGTCATTAATTCTCTTTGTTTCAGTTCTGAGGTTCTTGAAGCAATAGAAAATGTTATCCAAGGTGTACTTCAAAGCCTGGCCCAAAAAAAAGCACCTGTTCTCACAGTGGCTAACAGAAGAGATTGGAGGAACATAGA ATTTAAAGATTCTGTAGGTCTACAGATGATACCAGGCTGTACTACAAAACAAATAAGAAGTGACTGCCCTCAATCAGCAAGAAGATTTG ctctgatGCTCAAAATACTATCAATGATCTATAGGATGGTGCAGAGCAACACTTATGCGACTAAAAG AGATATATATTATTCAGATACTCTGCTGTTTGGTAGCCAAAGTGTTGTGGACCAAATAATCGATGACATTTCTTGCATGCTAAAGATACCTCGGAGAAGTCTACATGTA ctgtctACAACTAAAGGTTTTGTTGCTGGTAATTTGAGTTACACTGAGGAAGATGGTACAAAAGTGAATTGTACCTGCAGCACAACA gCAGTCACTGTGCCGTCTAATGTTCAAGGAATTAAAA ATTTAAACTCACATGCCAAATTTATATTAATTGTAGAAAAAGATGCAACTTTCCAGAGACTCCTGGATGATGACTTCTTCGGTAAAGTGTCCCCATGTATCATGATCACG ggAAGAGGCATACCAGATCTTAATACACGACTGTTGGTCAGGAAGCTGTGGGATTCTTTTCAAATTCCTGTTTTCACCCTTATGGATGCAGATCCACATG GTGTAGAAATAATGTGTGTCTACAAATACGGATCTGTG TCAATGTCCTTTGAGGCCCATCATCTCACCGTTCCCTCTGTCAAGTGGCTTGGTCTCCTTCCATCTGATCTTGAGAG attaaacATATGCAAAGATGCCTTGATTCCATTTACGAAGCAAGATGAAAATAAGTTAGCAAGTATTCTAAAGAGACCTTACGTTGCTTGTCAGCCCCTGTGGAAAAAAGAG CTGGAAATTATGGCAGCATCTAAGCTGAAGGCTGAAATTCAAGTTTTAACTTCTCTCTCATCAGATTACCTGTCCAGAGTCTATTTACCAAACAAACTGCACTTCGGTGGATGGCTATGA